In Papaver somniferum cultivar HN1 chromosome 1, ASM357369v1, whole genome shotgun sequence, a genomic segment contains:
- the LOC113322269 gene encoding major latex protein 146 codes for MAHSHGISGLVGKLVMESEVNCNADKYYKLYKHHEDLPSVIPHIYTSVKAVEGHGTTSGCVKEWGYILEGKPLSCKEKTTYNDETRTIHHMVVAGDLMNDYKKFDATLVVNPKSNGHGCIVKWTIDYEKMNEDSPVPFGYLACQQQITEDLSSHLCASD; via the exons ATGGCTCATAGTCATGGTATTTCAGGTCTAGTTGGGAAACTTGTTATGGAATCCGAGGTGAACTGCAACGCTGACAAGTATTACAAATTATATAAGCACCATGAAGATCTTCCAAGCGTAATCCCTCATATTTACACCAGCGTCAAAGCTGTCGAGGGACATGGAACTACTTCTGGTTGTGTCAAGGAGTGGGGCTATATTCTTG AGGGGAAACCACTTTCTTGCAAGGAGAAAACTACATATAACGATGAAACAAGGACGATACATCATATGGTAGTAGCAGGAGACTTGATGAATGATTACAAGAAGTTTGATGCAACACTTGTAGTTAATCCAAAGTCTAATGGACATGGATGCATTGTTAAGTGGACTATAGATTATGAGAAGATGAATGAAGATTCTCCAGTTCCATTTGGTTATCTAGCTTGCCAGCAACAGATCACCGAAGACTTGAGTTCTCACCTCTGCGCTTCTGATTAA